TCAGATGTACTGTTCCACCTGGCTGATGGGCTGTGTGTTGTTTCTCAGCCATTGTTTAATTTCCTCAGCTCTCTCTTCAGATACGGTTGATTCTACTGGACAAAGAAATAGCAATGCTGTTAATCAAATAGAGGCTTATGaacattttttacatgtaaaaggattagtttccataaaaacagaaatactctTCAGAGCTTTTCAACACTTTAACTAGTAAATCCTGTATGTTTCTAAACTCCATGAAAACTGATTCCTGAATTATACTGCTTAACATTTCACTTTGCTCATAATTTGCTcacaagtcgttccaaaccagtaagacctccgttcatcttcggaagacAGTTTCatggtctcacgggtttggaacaacatgagggtgacttattaatgacataattttgattattgggtgaagtaACGTTAACCCTTTAACTAAACGGGTATAACCACAATAACGTTACCGGatctttttaataatagtaacagctgttttttatggtttatggtaattgtattatgatcaatgtatggcAATCATTCAAATTAGATGAGATAAAAGTGTCACCTCCAGCTAAAGGCTGTGGATTTGCCACCACGGACAGTCAAGAGCAGgtctgaggggaaaaaacaatatattttagtcCAAGATTAATTGACACTTACCtggatttcaaataataatacatttattaaatgaataaatgattagaaatgtatttttattgtgaaaaaaaccCCGAAACgcatcagacagaaaaaaaaataggtaacGTTATCTGTGGTGCTCGCAAATGCAGGATGCTTTATGATCTATCATATAACGTtaagtgatattttaaaatcagaaTGGGACATTTTTGCCAATCGGTAACGATTCAATGAtaaaaagaccaatacaaacctttatttcaccagaaaaaaaggctgaagtcagtttgtttttaaaatattttctcctgTAACGATCCAAAATATGCCCGCGACAGATGACCCAaaaattgggttgttttgactTAGCACTGCATGCAGTAAGATGGGGGATGGGCAAGGCAAGGAATGCACGTTTACATCACATTGATCTCGTGGCATTGAAATTAATTGACTTAATGGACTTTGaagtaaattatgtcattaaacaGTTAAGAAGAAACGTAAGACTTTGACAAAAGGGTCGTTTAACACATAAAAACTGAAGAAAACGTATTTACTATCCAGCAGGCATTACCAGCAAACCAAAACGAGCGAATCTGGCGGTGCATTTAATGTCATGTAAACGTGACTGTTGTCGCACATTTCTTTGCCTTTTTATCGCTCGTTCGCTCATTATAATggtatgtgtgtaaatatgtttaaaaatacatgtcaaatgtataaatatattgatacgaaccttatttctccaaatattacACCGTGTGTGTGGCATCCACCTCCACCTCGAATTCAGTCAGCCCGCGCTGCGCTGATCCTGCGCGGAGTTGATTTGACCCAATGAGCTGGGTTATTGCGTCCGAATGGGGGAGGGGTGCATTGATTCAGCTCTCAGTGAAAACGACCCAGAAAATAACCCAGCGGTTGGGTTACATAGAACTACCCAAAAACTACCCAAGACTGAGAAAATAACCCAAAAAATTTACCCAAATGGCTCAACCCAGCACTTGGGTAGAAAAAATAACCCAGGATTTTTTAGTGTGTATACGCTTTCGTTTCCTGCTGCTTTAGTTCAAGGAAAATTCAGCTGAAGGACACATTTGTCCCAAGTCTTTGCTATACTAGGTGGAACAGATGCTCAAAAGGCTCTCAGATCTTCATATAATCTACCACAGCCTTTACATCTTGCaactaaaacaattttaaaatctcTGTAGGTTTAAAAGCAGGCTTGTGTTCAGTCGTCGGGTTAAGTGATATTCTGATGCAACATTTGACGCAGCTTTGATAAACATCATGGAAAAACATCTGCCTCACGAGAACCCACCAACAGAGGTGCTGGATTCCTGTCGTTCTCCAACCCATGACATCAGGCAAAGGCAAGCTATTTATGGCCGTTCTTGAAACACGAGGTCCGTTCGTGATGGTCACACCAGCCAGTTTCTACTGGCTTCAGCCCACACGGAGGATTCAAACATTTATGAGTAATAAAAATTCTTAAGACAAGACGGCTCTTCAAAGCTTTATCTATAATGATAAAGGTTAAATAATCCCGCAGACTGGATTTTTGAGGGCAGCTGTAACTAGGGCaaaaaacaaactgtaaagcaGGAACAGGATtggtagacagtttattctagcTAAGCACCTTTGCACATTTTACACTTTGGTGTGAAGAAATGATCATGTGCCACATTCAACTTGTTTACAGAACACAATGCACGCATTTACAGTCCCACAAAAATCAATTTTTAAAACCACTGGTAGACCCACTGAAATTACATTTTCTTGTGTATCATTGCAGTAATAAAAATACTGACATGAGCGAGTTCAAAAAGGCATTTTATGGTAAGAagtaaatacagctttgcatttaAAGAAAATCTCAAGTATTTTAGTGCTTACcatccggggggggggggggggtctgaaaAATATGTGCAACATACTTCTAACTTTATCAATAAAGTTTGTCCTTATCAAGTATCTCCAAACTGTACTTCACAAAAATACATCAACGTTTTATCtttttcatctaaaaataaacaaacaaaaacaattgttgttcatttacaaatattttttttaaccaaacatgatttacaaacattttattttttatggctaatacttagctctctctctctctctctctctcaaaaaaaaaaacaaaaactaaaaaactaaataaaagacaaaaatacacattaatggtaatttcataattttaaatatactctTTTAACACCaaacaaactaaagcattttCTATACacgttaataaataaatcaaagataAGAGAAAGTTTAGGTCCGTTAATATCGGGAGAACTGCTTCCAGAAACCATCGAAACTGTCAATATAACAATTTAACTTAAAACCTTAGCATCTATCAAACCTAAAATATGGTAACCTTTTTTAATAGTCTGTGCATCATATGCAATATAAACAGACTTATAATTAAACTAATATAAATCGGCTTTGTTTGCATTCAGCATATTGCACGCCACCTATTCAGTTATTTGAATTAtgacacacattctcattacagcCATTCTGAAGGCATATACGTTCAGTTCATCTCTGACTTTTCTACTGAAAAGTGTGAAAAGGAGTTGTGGCATGAAGAATGAGGTAAACTGTAGCACAGAAAATGGCAAAGGTTGCCTTTCACACCATATCTTCAAAGTTCATTTAAAGTCCACTCAGGATTACTGTAAAGCACAGCTTTCATCACACGGCAGGACGAGTCCTCATTCCCACACCACAATCACGCCATTACCAACCCTGGCAGGATCACTTCACTGTTTCACTGAAAGAAAAAGATCATTAGACCCATCTATTTGAGCAGATTAAAAGTTGATCTGACTGCCTGGCAACCAAAGTCTGAACAGCGTCACAATAGTCACACATATCAAACAGACAGTTTGCTTATTGTTTCCATACTTTCCCTTATAGAGTCTGCTGTCTGTGTACTTCAAAAATGCTGACAGGTCAATGTCCTTGTATGTTGTGGAAAGACTGCCGTTCAGTTTTATAGAGCTTGAGATCACTTTCTAATTGGATtggaaatacatttaatttgataatatttaagATGGATATGTTGTTGGATATGTAAAAAGGATGTGGCGATGGGTCagcagtaaaaaaattaaaataagttataaaaaaaaagggaaaaaatccCTTGTTCTGATTTTACACACCCAAtcaaattttatgatattttgaGCAGTCACTAAAAAGCCTGGAAACTCAACCATTGTGGTGACCATTGACTTATATAgaccaaaaaaagaagaaaaacatttctcagactatcatcttttgtgttccagagGAAGAAAGATCTGGAACAACCTGAGGGACAGCAgtatttttattctttgatgtactatccctttaatagaagCTGGCCAATTTGGTCAGATGCCAATATtcgtaaacattttcaaaaaccaTGCACAAAACAAGGCAAGATAACAGAAAGTATGACTCATACCTAATTCAATACGAGTTCACTTGTTACAATCATAAACATGGTCTGTACGGACCACAGTGCATTTAAtgcagtaaattattatttgcagattGCATGAAATTATAGAACTAGACATTTTCATTCataatcaataaatatatatatatatatatattatgataaacAATATGTTGTGAATTTGTTTTTGATATCCAATGTAAAATAATATCCAAGTGAACCATTTGAGAGCTGTTGGTTCAAACCACATGGTTAATTTAACTGAATAATGCAAGAGAAGAAATAAACACACTTACTTCATACATCATTTGTGTCGGATGTGTTGACTGGAGCAGTTAAAGCTTCATGTATGTTCAGTGAACTGAGCTTCTCATCTTCATCACTTGTTtccttttttctcttcttttttctacATGGTTTATATCGTTTGCTGTGAAACAAGATAGGAAGACGGGCAAAAGACAGACACTGAAGGTTAAAAAACACTCAAGACTTACTCTTCTAACCTTgactatgaaaatatgaaatactgTATCACATTACTCACTGTGTACAGACGCATATGAACACAAAAAGCAGAATGAGAAAGACCAATCCTGCCACCACACATGCGATGACTATTTTCATTCGTTCTTCAACACGGAGATCAAGATCACGATATTCACACCGACTGCCAATGTATCCCGTTTCACATCTGTATGAAAACAAACAAGTTATTCAACATTTTCTTGAGCCCTGATTGGTTGAGGGATGGACAGGTCAAAGTCTCACCTGCATGAAGGGGTGTTTTGCGCCTTTACAAAACGGCAAACACCATGGACACAGTAATGCTTGTATTCTTTTGGACATTTAGAGAAGTGTCCACTCCATGTGTGGTCATCATCTGAACCTGCAAAGATTTAAAGCAGGGCTACATATCAACATTAAACACAAACAGTACAATACACAAGTTTAGGGTCcataagatattttaatgattCTGAAAGTCTCCTATGCTCATCAAGgcggcatttatttaatcaaaaatggtACAAACAGTaacagtgtgaaatattattacaattaaaaataactgtttttctactgtattttcatatattttcaaatgtcacttattctgatggcaaagctgaatttacatgatccttcagaaataattctaatatattaAAGTTTCTGTAGACctttttgatgaacagaaagacaTTAACTGTCACTTTGAATCAACTTAATGTTGAAAATTTGTGCATttagtcataaaaaaaataaatgtaaaagaatatGGTTAAAATTAGCATGCACAATAAATATCCAATGTCTATCAATATAATActtaaaaaacacacatatatatatatatatatatatatatatatatatatatatacacacacacacacacacacacacactaatataactaaaataattaacataatatccATAAAATACATAACATAGCCATGGTGGTCCATTTACTCATTGACACTAGTACCCATGTCATTACGAGCCAAGTGTAAATGCCAAACTCAGTTCAAAGGATTGAGGAAGAAAAGAGACCGGTCTACAAACACTGAAATTTGAGCTTTGACTTCAGAATGAACTAAAAGTTGAATGGAAAAGGATCTTATTACAACCTCTGGCCACATGTAACATGATCAGAGTTCAGTCAGAGAGCATTACCTGCTATACAGAGATGCTAAACTTGAGCTTGGGAGCGTGATCGCTTCTTTAATACAATTACAAGGCTTAAAAGGGACTAAGAAGCAGGGTTATTTTCATAACAGGCCAATTTTCCCCAGTGAACAGATTAGAATATGCCTCATGTTAAGCAAATGCATTTGGCAGAATTTTGCGGTGCTCAAGTAACACCAGTGAAACTTTTTCATGccatgaaaaatatatttcatttaatatccTATTGATCTCTTCAGCAGGTGGTCAGGCTATCAAGACTTTCATGTCATGCCCAGGGGAAGCCTGTTTTTTATAACACAACAGGGGCAAACACAGTGTTACATCTCATGTCTACAAAGTTAGTGGTAGTCGAACCTTAGCAAAGCAGCAAAATATGCTTTCTGCATGAAGTGTGGGCGAATCATATGGAAAATATTGAAGGCTTGGTTCGTGTATTTTTTTATAAGGGGTGCCAATGGTTTTTACCTGTGCAGTTGTCATGTAGATCACAGGACACAGTCCTATTCGCTGGTGTATTTGTGGTATTCCATTCAGCTTGGGAGTATTTGCATAGGACAACAGCTGAGGGCACACAACAAACAAATCACAGGTGGAACCAAGCATGTCCCAAAACTCTGGCATTAAAGTGCTTTGCAGCATTCCAGGCAAATGTTATACTGGATTAGACAGGCCTTTTGATTGTGGTTACACTTTGAACCAATAGGAATGTCTTCTAATGCGCTAAACTAACTTCCAGTGCTAAAAATAGAAACTTTCAGAGTACTATAAAAGAAGACAGACACTAAACTAAAGCAAAGACGCACCCGCTGCTGATGTCACGAGCACATTCATAAATACAAGTGAATAAAGGACTATTCAAAGAAGGAAAAGTTGGCAAACGGGTACTACTACAATCTGCAGTGTCGTAAAATGTGCTATAGCTGTAGCAAACGAAAGGAGAAAGGCGTTGAATAAACCAACAATGGTGGATAGTAGTACCTAGTATTCCCAAAATGAACCTGCGCGTCCCGTCCATTTTTACGTTGCGTTGCGCGTCAAAGCGAAGACTTCATTCCTCGTGTTGCTTCAGATGTCATGTCGTTCATTTTGCAGCGATTATTTTATTAAACGACTACATTCAGTTGCTAAAAACTTTCAGCCCTCTTCCTAAAGTTTACCTTGGGGTTTTCTCAAGTTAAGAGGGGAGTGACAGCTCGGCTGGTGATTATTGAGCCGTGTGTGGGAGGAGCTAGCGAGTTTTCTCCGCCTTAATGTGTGTATGAACATTTACCAAGGGCTTTTGCTTTAATTTAGACCAGCAAAGATGTTTAACTTTTAGCAGGTAAAGGATTCATATTGTATAGAGCCTATATAATGGCATGTGAATGTTGATATATTAATACATAGCcaacagtatttaaatattttatgatgCTTAGGCTTACAttgcaaaaccattttttttttcaatcacagATATACAGATTAAtttgtacattacattttatCTTTACCTCAGTGAaacgttaaattaaattaattaaattataaacattatattacatttttgttaaacacacacacacacatacaaatataaataaatatatatatatatagacacacacacacacacacacacacacacacaactggaaaTCCTTATTTAGACCACCTACTGAAAACTCCTGGACTCCAAAACGTATAGCCGTAGGCAAAGAATGGCTAGCAGGTTTTAGAGAGAGGCTTAAACGTGTTcagtaaaataaagatttttattgAGTGCTGAAAAAATCAATGACCCAGCATCACACAATAATATCTTGAAGTAGAGGAGCACCAACTTTGAcacctttttataaaaaataaaacctttttaagagaaaataattCACAGCGGCCAAAATTAATGTGTCACATATTATATTAAGGAGAAAATTAACGTCATAGGCTATATGTGTGCCCTTGGCATCAAAAAGTACGAAACTCCCCGGTTCACGGGGTCATTAGTATAGAAATACTTCAGTCAGGGTTGCCCAAAGGGGTTGCCTAAATCTCTGACGCTGCCTAAATCCCCTCATGTTTCCAGACGGCGCCTCTTAATGAAGCTGAGAGGGCTCTGTGGACACAGCACACTGCTGGAGTGAGGACTTGTGGTCATTGGCCGTGGGATTTCTCATGGGAGATGGAGAAGATGTCTGACTGGCAGAGGTTGCCAGAGTCTGCTCTCCTCGTCGCACACAAGCCTCGTATTATCAAGGGGCCACTGCAAACAACGACCCCTTCAGCATCTGCCATGCTCAACTTAGCACAGACACCGCAGGGCTTACTGCGCTCGTTCATGAGAGAACCATGCAAACCAGGATTTTCAGTAAAATGAGCTTAGAAAGCGGTACAGATGGattgcatattatttatttaagaattgAACCAGTAATAGAAAAAGTACTTATGAAACAAATATAGGCACATTATTAATTTTCACCAGCCAATTATATACAGTTAGTTAAATTTTATgcattgaaaataattatcaaCTACTGCaaaaattatgacattattaGACACCAAGTcgtaattatgacataaaaaagtCAAACTTAGGAGATAAACcttcataattatgaaataaaaacaaaatatcaaaaaacaaataatgataTTAGTAATTGTGTGAAAATTGAGATAGAAAGTCATAGTTATGACATAACCTAAAATTAGGAGTGAATAAGTATGACATGAGCAAAAATTCAGAGGTAAAATATTATGAgacagtcataattatgacataaatagACACAATTATATTAAATTGAACGACTTCTACTATTTGTCAATCTCTTAATTTCaaaattttatgtaataattgggatataccaaaaaaaaatcataagctTCCttatttacagtgtatatatatataaataataagtatTTATCCCAAACTAGAACCTCACAATACTGAAAATCACCAACAATGAATAAAGCTTGTGGTCTACATTCATAACGTTATGTAATGTGGATTATATTCCGATTCAGCCTCTCAACAGCAGTAAACATCGCCACCAGGTGGAAAAAATACCCCACTGCAGGGTTTTGTCCACTAAAGACCCCAAGTAGGCATTGAGCAAATCAAATGTTCAATAATGTGCTATTAACAGGTGGCTGGTTAAACAAAACTGCTGTCATTACTTTACAAAAACAGCTTTCCTTTTGAGTACAATCTATATGCTGGTGGTTTATTTTAGATGAGGTTTTGATGACTTTTCCATGCTTTTTCAATCAGTTGAAATGGTAgttaaatgattatataaaattTCAATCCTCCTCtacatgaaaataaatcaatttttttcacagattacaCAAGCAGCTAGTCAAGGAATATTGATCTGTATTTCTACCAGCTGTGTTCTCACTTAAGATATCACAGATGTTTCATTTGTCGTCTAATACAGACTTTCTGCTACAATCATCACACGCTGAGAGAGAAGTGCAATGAGACCTCTTTTGTCTACTCTTTGAGAGGATTCTTAAATGTCTCAATCATTTTATAATACATCTTTAAATTtagctgaccacacacacacagatctgaatCACAAAGACAGAAAATGACTAAGAATCAAAAGGTTTGACTGCTATAAGCACAGAGTGCTGGAAAATAATGGATCACTTCAACTTGTCAAACTAAATGTCTTGACAAATGTGCACTTTGATTAAAATCGGTTTATTTCAACAGATGTAAAACAGATTAAACCCAGTGCATGTTGTTCATGAAGTATAAAACAAGTTCTTTTTGGCTACAGCTTGATATTTGcaataaatatgaattttcataaataataaaacagtgatAATATAATACGACACTGATTAATTTCTTTCAAGTGTAAAGTTCCCTCACATAAAATAGTGTCTCTTGTCATCACACATTTTGTGTCCCTGATTCTTTATGAGAGCTCATTTGCATACCGGAGCTTCTGCTTCAATCAGAACATAGAATGCAAATGAGAACCCAGGCAGCTTGATGCGTTCTCCAGGCGGCAGCTCACTTCCCTTCAGTGGAGGAAGTGTTCGGTCATCCACCATCCTCAGCACTTGTCCATTCAATTTGACTGACCtacaaaatggacaaaaaagttGGATTTAACAGTCTTGTTACTACAATAGTTGATGCATAATTAGTCGAATGGCTTCAATTTTaggttaaaatgtataaaaagctgACTATTCTGTGTAGTCTTTCTAATATGAGgtaataaatataaagtaaagtGTAGTGTAACATGACTGCATTGTACATGTCATGAGACATTACCTGGAATAAAGACTCTGTTGGCCAGTCTCAGCTGACTGTAGCACAAATGCTACAATGGTGCTGTTGGCTGTGTGTGCAGGCAGACTGATCATGACTTCATTTTTGTTTAGGTTCAAGGCAAATAAGGTCACAGCACCTGGTCTATAATGTgtgctgaaaaagaaaaagacatcATATGTAAAAAATCATAACCTTTCAAAAGGTAAGTTAACTTCCTTCAAAAATAAATCACTGTGAATGAGAATATGAGTACCTTTTTCTGTTTGTGCAGTGAAGGTAAAGCCGGATTGGTTTCTTTGGTCCTGAATTCATAAGAACTTGTGCTTTTAAGACCTCTGGACCAACAAGCCTTTTGTATAGCAATGATAGCCAGTAATCCTgccataatacaaaaaatattttaaagaaagataaACTAGGATAATAAACTGGTCCGATACAGAAGTTATGCAGCAAAGatcaaacacataaaaaacactTACTGGAAGAGGATCTAGGTTATCATCCACTAAGTGGTACGTGCCA
This genomic stretch from Carassius gibelio isolate Cgi1373 ecotype wild population from Czech Republic chromosome B21, carGib1.2-hapl.c, whole genome shotgun sequence harbors:
- the LOC127986688 gene encoding probetacellulin, with amino-acid sequence MDGTRRFILGILAVVLCKYSQAEWNTTNTPANRTVSCDLHDNCTGSDDDHTWSGHFSKCPKEYKHYCVHGVCRFVKAQNTPSCRCETGYIGSRCEYRDLDLRVEERMKIVIACVVAGLVFLILLFVFICVCTHKRYKPCRKKKRKKETSDEDEKLSSLNIHEALTAPVNTSDTNDV